The Salvia miltiorrhiza cultivar Shanhuang (shh) chromosome 2, IMPLAD_Smil_shh, whole genome shotgun sequence DNA window AACTATATGATTatttatctctatatatatattaaaaaaaaataaaaagactgGTAGCAGAAAGGTTCATCGCGCCTTAACCAAATTTGATTTATTCTACCAAtgtaaataaatgtaataaaaattattatactaTATATAGGAAATGCAATTTGCAGATATACTAAGCAGCTGGACGTGTTTGGACCTCCAAGACTTTAACAAATTATTTCAGTCGCCTTTTCACATCTACATtcaaaacatgaaaaaaaaatataaacacgtctttattattttcttaataagAAATTCTTTACTATCGAATTAAAAGAGTTATATCTCAACTTAGTTTGACGGTCATATGGAGTATAACACTTTCATTAATTCTTCGGAAAATAAAATTTGCCCTATCCTACATTTTCCATCTTTTTTTAGAACCTAAAGTGTAACACAAACCGAAAATTGAATTATATCTGCCCAATTtgtacaaattttaattaatgccCTCGATCGTTACCTCCAATAAGAAGAATAATGTAAAGAAAAATGTcacttatttaaataaattagatTTAATTACGCGGTGAAGGTCGATGTCAGCATTGTTTGTTAGAAAACGACTATAGCTAATTTCAATTGGATTCTATCTACATTAAACAGAAAGAAGGCTACGTACAATTATGACCTTTGATTTTTCAAAGTGGTAAATTTACTATATggcaataatatttattttatatattaatttcgtTTTATAGATGCAAGTAATTAGTCAGGCATCTATATACATGTCAGATTAATACTTCATAATAATATTCAAACACAAGATATATATGATCATTCCTTATCACATACTAACATATATGtagaaaattttcatattacTAAGTTTTATTAAAGGCAGAATACATTgtatatatactagtatttgACATTGACTGATAAATGAAACACTAATTCAGACAATTTAATTTCTTCCAGCTGTCTGCAGTTGTTAATTAATTTTCCTAACTCTTCCTCCCTCAGATACGTCGATGATCACTACTCCAAAGAATGTCAACTATGCCAtcatttctctctccctctctatatATAATATCAACCTAAATTACTACCACAAACACAATAACAAGAAACAATTAGgagggaaaaaataaaaaaattcaaaacctaGAAAGACAAAAAGCGAGAAGAATTCTTTTCCATGAATTCTTCTATTAGGGCTGCAAAACTTCTCCATGTTCTAGCAGCCACGGCCTTCCTCTTCGCCGCAGCGTCGGCCGGGAACTTCGACCAAGACGTCAGCATCACGTGGGGCGGCCCCCGTGCCCGGATACTCAACGGCGGTCAGCTTCTCACGCTGTCGCTCGACAACATCTCCGGCTCCGGCTTCGAGTCCAAAAATGCATACTTGTTTGCTAGGTTCGACGTGCAGCTCAAGCTCGTACCGGGGAACTCCGCCGGCACCGTCACCACGTTTTTCGTATGTTCGATGATAAAACATTATACGAGTTGCACTGACCAACTCGTATAATGTTTTATTTCGTATTTCACTATAATTAACTTCCCTAGTCCATTAATATATGCCACTCGTATAATGTTTTATTTCGTATTTCACTGCAGTTATCGTCTCAAGGCCCGAATCACGATGAAATCGACTTCGAGTTCTTGGGAAACTCGTCCGGGCAGCCCTACACCATCCACACCAACATTTATACCCAAGGAGTAGGGAATAGGGAGCAACAATTCCGCCCTTGGTTCGACCCAACCACCGCATTCCACACGTACACTATTCTCTGGAACCCTAGTCGCATAATGTAAGAATAGTCAAACGTACTACATAATTTTCAATGATGTCATTCTATACTCGCGttaaaaacaaacaaataaactaattggTGCATGCATTACAGCTACATGGTGGACAACATCCCGATTAGGGTTTTCAACAACTACGCGGCGAACGGGGTCTCGTTCCCGGCGGGGCAGGCGATGAGGGTGTACGCGAGCCTGTGGAATGCGGACGACTGGGCGACGCAGGGCGGCAGGGTGAAGACGGATTGGAGCAAGGCGCCCTTCACGGCGTCGTACGCGAAATACAACGCCGTGGGCTGCGTGGTGAGCGCCGCCGGCAACTCCTGCAACGGAAATTTGACCGGACAGCCATGGCAGACGCAGGGGCTCGACGGAAATGGACGGAACCGAATTCGATGGATCCAACAGAAGTATATGATCTACAACTACTGCGCCGATCTTATAAGGTTTCCTCGAGGCCTTCCGAGGGAATGCAAGTTGCCGAGGTTTTAGGTTTCGAGATTTGACTGCGAGTTTTCCGGCCGCCGTGGATCATCCATGCTCGAGTTTTCACTttaatttggaaaaaataaaaataaaaattgttgattgatttgaatATGTATAAAATAAGAGGTACCTGATTAGGTAAACAGCAAAGGCAAATTAATGTGGGAACTgattttttactttattttggTTCTGGAATGAGAATTGGATTTGTAATGttgtttcaatatatatatatatatatatatatatatatatatatagggaagggataaaaaaagaatgctaaatgtagagagaatgaagaatgaatGTGATCCATCAGATTTATTAGATCTCACGGTCAATATCAATTCCTTTTAATGTCATCCGTTTTTTCCATTAAGGCCATTTgtgtaattttgtttttttttttaattaaccgTCTCCCGTAAATTTAGGTTGACCGAATCTCATTGttttttggatttaattatgAAGATATCCATCATTACTTCTATATAGTATTTATTTCTTAATCATTCGTCCTTTTTtcgaattatatatattttttaattttttctgtttttgatatatttattgatttttcttGAACTTGTTGTATGTttcgaattaatttttttttttttatgattttattgtaTGTGCTTAACTAGTTGTAGTGTTTGTTTCTGTTTTCtcgttttcatttattttatttggtttgttttttttgtttatgaaattttatttgGTTTGTTATTGTGTTTAGTAATTCATgtagcattttatttttttcattatttcaaaacctgtacatattaatttggttatttgtatgataataaataattatattgtatttgaatattgttcaaaacgtaccaaaataagaattatatttttgtgaatacgGATACTAATTTGATGAATAACGTAACTGTTTCTCATAAATtatgaataagaaaaatattagtTGAATAAAGTAACATTATTCATGAATATATCGttttcgaataaaaatcatatttatgtgaataaggaataaagtttgctgaataatttatatgatactcataaattgtgaataaagaactattttgttgaataaagtaCCATTTTTCATGAATAATCGTATCTGAATTTTGTTCAAGATttatcgaataaaaatcatatttatgtgaataaGGAACAAAGTTTgttgaataatttatatgatactcataaattgtgaataataaacaaatatgacATGACCAATATGGACCCAATAAaaattttttattgaataaagtAGGATTATTCATGAATATATCGTATTCGAATATTGTTCAATACGGACCcaataaaaatcattttcatGCAAATAAGGACAATATTATACTGAACAAAGTTGAAATACAGTTGAAGAGCTTGACATCCCATGCGGGTGCCCTCACCCAAGTCCAACTCTTAAAAATTTAACAAATATCTAAAGGGAGGCAGCGGCGGCATTGATAGTTTAAATTATCTATTTCCATCAAAACATTGATAGTTTAAATTATCCATGCCAAATCTATACACTAATACGCGATTCGTATTTAATGAATATGTCATATAAGATATAGAATAACAATACAAATTTTCTGAATAAAAACAAATGTTATACAAGTTCACACATAGATGTGAACACAAGTTAAAGAGCGTGACATCCTAGATCGAACGCCGCTAATCGAATATGTACAGAGAAGACAATGGAAATTTTCAGTATAATCAAACTGCTACGGCGGTGCCTGAGCGTTCGTCTGTGCGAGAATCCGGCCATCTTTGGTTAACAGTGCACGCCAGGCGCGGCGGCGCTCGCCcggaaatatgaattttgtctGTATATATATCCCTAATGTACACCAAAAAAAtcgaagagaagatgaaagtcCGAAGAAACCGTGATCTACCATATTTATCTTCGTGTGTAAATTTCCTAATAACACCTTCTGATCATTAATAATTAAATGCATTTAATGCTACACGTTTTTGTTGACTAAATATTTCAATAAGTTTAATCCGTCCGATTTAGTAGATCTAATGGTGTAGATCAATTCTTTATTCTCTACTAATGTGGGATTCTCTATAGatccctcccatatatatatatatatatatatatattaaagttgTTGAATGTCTAGCTATATCTACTTGAATTAAAGTTGTGGTCTAGGATTAGTTTTGCATTAATACTCTAATTGTAGTATGGGTTAAGTAATTTGTCtcgtaataattaattaatttcaaattgattaatgatatatacAAAGATTTGAAGCTTAATTAAAGGAAAAGGAGAAAAATATTACTgcaaaaatatatgaaaataagaataaaaacaGGAAAAagctactactccctccgtcccagcttttagtatccaacttttcttttttggccgtcccacattttagtattcatttctatttttggtaaaagtaagTGAGgctcttactccactttaattattttaactctcacataaaatgtggtaccctttttccactcacaacacatcaatcactttattaaaacttgtgccgttcttaactggataccaaaagccgggacggatggagtattaattaactTAGGAGTAATTGAAAATGCTAGctaccaaatatatatatatatatatatatatatatatatatatatatatatatatatataaacttaattaattattgatatgttacGCCAATGAGACCTTGCTCTAGTCGCAAAACTGGAGCACCCAGagactctcatttgtgagaggtcttgggttcaatatGTTTTCCCACTTTTAGTTGGTGTTGTATTCTCGCCTGCATGCGATAGCTTTTCCATAGTTGTGTAGTGTTGAGGTTCCTCCTGCGTGcggattaattatatttagatacaTTTTGTAAttgtaattcaaataaaaaattattgatacGTTACAGTCACACTTTTTAAGCAAATTGATGGAGAGAAATGGTCAATTGGGACGAAAAAAACAACTAGTTTTCACACACACATAAAAACATGATGATAATATATGGTAGTGAATTAAAATCAACCTATCATCAATGCATATAAGAAACTTGGCTTCTGACGACGCGTCTCGCGAGCTAATTTCATGACTCAAAAAGTACATGTCATTGACAAAATTGATCGTCTCAATTATAGGTGAGACTGAGGCCGTTGCTATATAAAGAGggcatattaattaatttgaattatataAGCTGCAAAATGAAATGAATAATTGTGAGATCCCTTTGCATATATATCTAACGCCGGCCTTTGCATGACCTTATAAATGTGTGACAAAATGGCAAAAACCCAAAAGCAGTCTCAAGATTTTATATAGGTTGTATCGTACGCGGTTGAATTTCATAATGTGAAAACTGAAAACTGCAACTTATGGTAAATATTATGTTTCATATTATTCATATATGTGGAGcatagttttttgttttttgggtTGAAGAGACACAAATTTTTAAGATTACGTGGCAAGTTGACATAATTTTCTAGAACTAGAAATACTCTCTCTGATCTgttccattacaaatatctcatttttcattatgtgatgtctcattacaaatgtctcatttcttttttggcaacaCATATTTTccctctatacctaatatttaaataatttccaccaattcccactttatctactaattacacatttcttaatttctctacccaaaagtaatgagacggagggagtaccttaGAATTCGTTAATTACGTTATTTTCGAGATGTATAAATAAAGTGATAGTAATTAGCTAGCTAGAAAATTATAATCTTGAATAGAATAAAATATCAACTCaaccattttttttcaaaaacctaaAAGCTAGTAGGGAGAGGAAGgtgtaaaaaattattatttgagATAGCACGTAGCAACCAAATGGCAGGCAAAGGCAATCCAATTAAAGCTATTTCCTTTGCGGAAGAGATGcaaagaaattaatttattgGATTCCAATTAAGATTAAAGATTCTAGCATAAGCTAAAGAAGATGCTGTATAAAGTGATGCGCAATTACATTATCGATTGATAAgtaaatttgattttcaattgaTGATCACATATCTAATTAAGGATATCATAATTTCTAAACTATCATTAGAAGTTAAACTttgtaataatatatatacatatatatatatatatatatatacacactttAACAATTTTACAATACTAGTTCATTGCAACGCATTTAAAATTAAGTTATGCAAATATTGTTatcttataaatttaaataaatacaaagtAATGAAGTgtatattaaattactaaaatatctttaaaagttaaaataattaagaaagaTAGTAGATTAATAGTAATGATATCCATTCTGTTATCTTATGCAATTCGATTCAAACATTAGTTAGAGATTCGTGAAAGATCCATGAAAGATCAATgaaagatcacgtattcttacAAGCTATCTATGAAATATCTGTAGTCTTTCCTAATTAAGAATTAGCTAATGGATTCAGCACACAAAACTAAGCAAGTTTAGCTATAATAATGGTACGCCTAATCACTGGAcaaaaatcattaattaatattgataagCTAAGTGCGCGCGATTGTGTGCATATCAACTTTTTTGCCGGCATATATGCACTGACCTGATTGAAGGGATAATAACGTCAAAATACGCGAACTTTGATATATTTTTGATTTTGTATATGAATTATAAAAATACTGCTtcgaaatatataaattaacttTAATTTCTTTCTAATTTTGATCATAATAAACATTTTGGGTGAATAATTTGACAAAGCAGTTTTGTATTCTTGTGAGTGAAATCTACCTAATGTCCAACTACATCATTTAGAACATCCACAATAGTGAGCCCCTTTAAAGGGACTCTTAAGTGGTCCCCGCCACTTAAGAGTCACTTTCCCACAGTGGGGCTCTCTACCTATGAgttttctaattttattttatgttttatatttactttaaatacatttataaattgaattaaatatttaatttaataacataaatcattataattttgaatttagcaataaaaaaaattatattaaattcaaattttaagagtgcaataatttaaaaaatataataattaaacaaaattataataatataaaacataCCCTAATTAAAAATGTATTCGTTCAGTAaacataaaattgaaaaaataattttaaaatcaataattaaaaaaatagaaattgaaaattagaattaaaactATTTGGAAGCTAAATTAAATTGATTTTGTATTGAATCCCAAATCAAAAAGTGTATGCTTCTCAACAATGTGTAATACATTATATAAAACGAGAAACTACATTAAATTGATTATGTATTGAATTCCACATCGAGAAGtgctccctccctccctccctccctccaaGCGCGCAACTCCGCGAGCCTGTAAATGCTCTTAAGTCTTATGAAGACTTTTGTTTAAGCCATAtagataatttcaacttaaattCATTCGTTGAAAATGTTCAtcatgtgcaaaatcaaaaagaaataaaagttcGCGTATTTGGAAAAAGGATTTTAAGTTTACGTGCAATAccaaaaatatatgaaaattcgTAGATTTTAATGCTATTATCCCTTAACTAAACATGTATTTTCGAACTTTAGCTTGTGCATGGATTGCACATACCTCATGCATGTATCGTTGAatcgttttatttatttaaagaaaaaaaaaaaaaaagaagaagcaccAACTAACCTTATACTTATAATACGTAACTTTTTTGTCAGACATATAAtgtaaaatttgaaaatgtCGTAATTAGTACAAACCAAGAAGTAGCTAGTATTCTTGTAATAGAAACATGTTAAAAATTATGTAGAAATGAATTATGTAGAGTTCGGATTCCATCATAGATTAACTAGAATGCTAAATGAACAGTtcaaacttcaaaatttaaatgaagTAATAAACTATGATGTCAAACTTCAAAAGTCAAATTAAGTAAACTATGCATATATAACATCAATTTATCAACAATTTTCAAACAAAGAACATTCAATAACGATTTAGTGGAGGATCACTCGTCGTCTTGGTCTTTTTGTTTAATGTTCCCAGCTACTTGAGGATATTGTAGGTTGGTGATTAATCACAATATTTAAATGCCCTCCAAATATAAGTTGTCCCTCAATCTCCATTATACAGAAATACAAAAACTCATTAAGATTATGAATATAATTGGAAATTTTAAaatgtaatgaattaattaagtacCCTTGTTGTCCATTAAACCAATTTCCATAGCTTTTGCAACACTTGGGCTTCCAGCTTCCTTGTAGGTTCATATATACACTaccaatcaattttaaaattcaatatagAAGTCGATAGAGCAAATTATACATGATTAATACATAAAACATCTTCGATGAATTAAATTCGTTTTTGCCAATGTggattaataattttttaatggaACTTGCCACCACGATCATATCATGCTTGCTTCTATTAAACACAAACAGCTGG harbors:
- the LOC131009080 gene encoding xyloglucan endotransglucosylase protein 7-like; translated protein: MNSSIRAAKLLHVLAATAFLFAAASAGNFDQDVSITWGGPRARILNGGQLLTLSLDNISGSGFESKNAYLFARFDVQLKLVPGNSAGTVTTFFLSSQGPNHDEIDFEFLGNSSGQPYTIHTNIYTQGVGNREQQFRPWFDPTTAFHTYTILWNPSRIIYMVDNIPIRVFNNYAANGVSFPAGQAMRVYASLWNADDWATQGGRVKTDWSKAPFTASYAKYNAVGCVVSAAGNSCNGNLTGQPWQTQGLDGNGRNRIRWIQQKYMIYNYCADLIRFPRGLPRECKLPRF